A genomic window from Acidobacteriota bacterium includes:
- a CDS encoding cellulose binding domain-containing protein: MLHRKLALSLCAVLCLNLCLQRFNTSQAQNAAITINVDAAANRHAINPLIYGMAFADTATLNDLNVPSNRNGGNSTSRYNWQLNADNRAQDWYFQSIGYASSTAGEVGDTFIANTKAANAQPMLTIPMVGYVAKLGANRAKLSSYSIAKYGAQTDRDWQWFPDAGNGIRSSDGARITWNDVNDANVPADHVFQRGWMTHLVSRWGTTANGGLRYYVLDNEYSLWHDTHRDVHNTGATMDEVRDKMFAYAEQVKAADPTALVVGPEEWGWSGYLLSGKDQQVGPSVGWNWSLLPDRSAHGGWDYLPWLLNQFKQRQTATGQRLLNVFTVHFYPQGGEFSNDTSTTMQQRRNRSTRALWDVNYIDETWINDKVKLVPRLKTWVSTYYPGTPVGITEYNWGAESHINGATTQADILGIFGREGLDVANRWTTPANTTPTYKAMKMYRNYDGNKSAFGDTSVAASVPNPDNVAAFAAQRSSDGALTVMVIGKMLSGNTPVTINLANFAHNGVAQVWQLTASNTITRLADTGIAGNALNITLPAQSITLFVIPAGAGNPTPTPTPVPSPSPSPSPSPSPSPSPSPSPTPSGAKCTVKYVITNDWGNGFLADLTITNQSGAAMNGWTLAWSFAGNQRITNLWNGLVTQTKKAVKVRNESWNASISNGGSTAIGFTANYTGSNAIPASFTLNGLACARQ, from the coding sequence ATGTTACACCGCAAGCTAGCGCTCTCGCTGTGCGCCGTCCTCTGTCTGAACCTCTGTCTGCAACGCTTCAACACGTCGCAGGCGCAAAACGCGGCCATCACGATCAACGTGGACGCCGCCGCCAATCGGCACGCGATCAATCCGCTGATCTATGGCATGGCCTTCGCTGACACCGCGACGCTGAATGATCTGAACGTGCCGTCCAATCGCAATGGCGGTAATTCGACTTCGCGCTACAACTGGCAACTCAACGCCGACAACCGCGCGCAGGACTGGTACTTTCAAAGCATCGGTTATGCCAGCAGCACGGCAGGCGAAGTCGGCGACACTTTCATCGCCAACACGAAGGCCGCCAATGCGCAACCCATGCTGACGATTCCGATGGTCGGCTACGTCGCCAAACTCGGCGCGAACCGCGCGAAGCTGTCGAGCTATTCGATTGCCAAATACGGCGCGCAAACCGACCGCGATTGGCAATGGTTCCCCGACGCGGGCAACGGCATCCGCAGCAGCGACGGCGCGCGCATCACCTGGAATGATGTGAATGACGCCAATGTGCCCGCCGACCATGTCTTTCAACGCGGTTGGATGACGCATCTGGTCAGCCGTTGGGGCACGACGGCGAATGGCGGGTTGCGCTATTACGTTTTGGATAACGAATACAGCCTCTGGCACGACACGCACCGCGATGTGCACAACACCGGCGCGACGATGGACGAAGTGCGCGACAAAATGTTCGCCTACGCCGAACAGGTGAAAGCGGCTGATCCAACGGCGCTTGTCGTCGGCCCCGAAGAATGGGGGTGGAGTGGCTACTTGCTGAGCGGCAAAGATCAACAGGTCGGCCCTTCGGTTGGTTGGAATTGGAGCCTGTTGCCGGATCGCAGCGCGCATGGTGGCTGGGATTATCTGCCTTGGCTGCTCAATCAATTCAAGCAGCGGCAGACCGCGACGGGCCAGCGGTTGCTGAATGTCTTCACCGTGCATTTCTATCCGCAGGGCGGCGAATTCAGCAACGATACTTCGACCACGATGCAACAGCGGCGTAACCGTTCGACGCGCGCGCTGTGGGACGTGAATTACATCGATGAAACCTGGATCAACGACAAGGTGAAACTGGTACCGCGCTTGAAAACTTGGGTGAGCACGTATTATCCCGGCACGCCGGTTGGCATTACCGAATACAATTGGGGCGCGGAAAGCCACATCAACGGCGCGACCACGCAGGCCGACATCCTGGGCATTTTCGGACGCGAAGGACTGGACGTCGCCAATCGCTGGACGACGCCCGCTAACACGACGCCGACCTACAAGGCGATGAAAATGTATCGCAACTACGATGGTAACAAGTCTGCATTTGGGGATACGAGCGTCGCGGCAAGCGTGCCCAATCCGGATAACGTCGCGGCCTTTGCGGCGCAGCGCAGCAGTGATGGCGCACTGACGGTGATGGTGATCGGCAAAATGCTGTCGGGCAATACGCCCGTGACGATCAATTTGGCGAACTTCGCGCACAACGGCGTCGCACAAGTCTGGCAATTGACGGCGAGCAATACAATCACGCGGTTGGCGGATACGGGCATCGCGGGCAATGCGTTGAACATCACGCTTCCGGCCCAGAGCATCACGTTGTTTGTGATTCCGGCTGGGGCGGGGAATCCAACGCCAACGCCAACGCCTGTTCCCTCACCGTCACCGTCACCGTCGCCAAGTCCCTCACCGTCACCCTCGCCCTCACCCAGCCCGACGCCCAGCGGTGCGAAGTGCACGGTCAAATACGTCATCACGAATGATTGGGGGAACGGCTTCCTGGCGGATTTGACGATCACGAATCAATCAGGCGCGGCAATGAATGGCTGGACGTTGGCGTGGTCATTCGCGGGCAATCAGCGCATCACGAATCTGTGGAACGGCCTCGTGACGCAGACCAAGAAAGCAGTGAAGGTCAGGAATGAAAGCTGGAATGCGAGCATTTCGAATGGCGGTTCGACAGCCATTGGCTTCACCGCCAATTACACCGGCAGCAATGCCATCCCGGCCAGCTTCACGCTGAACGGCTTGGCGTGCGCGCGGCAGTAG